The Labrus mixtus chromosome 18, fLabMix1.1, whole genome shotgun sequence DNA segment AAACATTGTGAATTCGTATTGTGGTCTGTCTGACAGCCAGGCCTGCAGAAAGTTAAGGCCGGGCCCCTGAAAGGCATGACGCCCGGGTTGCGGACCTCAAAGGACGGGTGGATTGAGCGCCCGGTGAACCTCCAGTTTAAACTGAAACAGTTGAGATAAATAATCAGTTTGTCGTTTGAGAAGTTTTCTATGTGTGGAAAGTTTTAAGTCACAGGAAGTATTCATTGATGCTTTATTAACCCACGTCTGTAAATACATGAGACCATTCAGAGCTTTCAgagactacacacacatgcagcaaacaTTGTTCAGCAGAAACCCCGACCTGTCGTTTGAAAGTGCGTCAGGTCGTCCCGCTCCAGCTGCAGAGAACAACAGATAACTTTTTAAGGGCGCTGTAAGTCACACAGAACGCCGTTCTTTCAGGACTCAATAACATCTCCAAAGAGCTGTTTGAACATGGCATCAATAATTCATCCCCTCTCGTACACACACGCTCGCCGTGACAGCCGCTTCACACGCCGCACGACAAAATGTGCTGCATCAGTGGAATCCGTCTCCTTCTTCGTCCTTCCTCAGTCGTTGGAGGACGCGGCGTTCACAGAGTGCTGGACGCCAATTTTAGAGTCAAAAACCAAAAACTCATGAGAGCGAGATACATTTAAGATATTACATTTCTATGTGAGCTTCACTGAATATCTAAGACATTAGTAAGTGTATGTCATGAGTTTCTGCTTTAGTTCCCCAAACCTTCAACAtcgggcactactaccacccgatgcccctgacgcccagcctccatcATCAGACTGTGTCTTCCCAACAACCACCTCACTGATGCacagcctgctccgacctccacctcagcagcgaggaagtgtggacaacaggaacgtgagtaacacaaaggagaaatccttcctgcatatgaTCCCatctgctctttgtaaagtgtctcgagataacacttgttatgaattggcgctatacaaattgatttattttatttagtagTTCTTTACCCAGAGTTTCATGTCGTTTTACTTCCTGCTCTTGTGTGCTTTCCGTCCAGTTTGATTGCACTCATTAGTGTCACCTGTCTTGTTTGTCACACCTGGGTTTGATTAAGCTCTGTGTTcattcccttctgtgtcagttggTCACATGGCAAACCTTCTCCGTGTCCAGTGGCGATTTTGTAGTCTGTCCCCTCCAAACAGCATTCATCCtcattatgttataaataatctgCCACCAACACATATTCTTTGCAGAAGTTATGTGATTAAAGTGTCCCTCGTCCATATTTAGGGATAGACAAGCATCATTCAGTCACATACTATAGTATGAGTGAGTACTGTAAAATGGGGCACCTTTCAtgttgagccactgctgtggttttaagTCTATCAGCCCTTttgggccccctactggcctggggtcccaagcagttgcctgccttgcagCGCTTTTGTCCGTGTCTCCTGGTGAATTTCTCTATGCTCGAGTGAATTGGCAAAAAAACGAAATACATACCGAAAATGTCGAAaattggagaaaaacaacatacatacctatgttgaaaattgaaaaaaaaaacgacatactgACCTATGTCGAAAAGTTGAGAAAACCGACATACTATCCCATGTCAAAATTTGAGAAAAACGGCCTACATACCCATGTCAAAATTTGGACTAAAACGACAAACATGCCTAAGTAGAAAATTGGAGAAAAACGACAAACATACCTAtgtcaaaaatgtgaaaaccGCCGTTGTCATGGCGCCGCACTAGTGGCAGCCTGTTGCAGCAGCTCCGGTTTTTGTCTTgcgttttaagtgtttttaaagtgttttgttaCGTGTCAAGTCACCTGTCATAGCCTATGAGTTAGTCAAGATGGACACTAAGTGGCTTAGTCGAGTTTTATTAGTTTTTAccgtttttatatattttttcgtGTCGGGACAGTATGCCAACACATACTAACGGTATTACACACGCGACCAGCTGTTAGCGCTCTCCAAACCACTACCTTTGACGGGAACGAGGCACCAAATCCCAGAGGAGAAGACGCCGAGGATGCAGAGCTGGTGTTATAAGGAGAGCAAGGAGGAGAAGGTTCAAGCCCTGCATCCCCTCGATTGTCATGGGGAATGTGAGGTGGACGAACTCGGAGCACTCATAAGATCACAGCGTGAATACCGAGAATgcagtttaatgtgtttcacCGAGACATGGATGCAGGAGAATATTCCGgatgcaaacacaacaatgaatgGATTTATGACTGTACGGGCTGACCGGGATCACAGGCTGAGCAgtaaaaagagaggaggggggcttGCTCTGCTTGTGAATAACCGATGGTGTcatcctgcctgtctgtcttaGTCTGCGTCCATACTATCTCCCGAGGGAATTTACCTGTGCTGTTGCCATTGTTGTTTACATACCGCCGTCAGCTGATGCCGACACAGCATGTGACGTCATCAACTCAGTCTCTGCTAAAATACTCACACAACATCCAAATGCCTTCGTTGCAATCTCTGGGGATTTTAATCatgcctctctctctacaaCCCTCCCAACTTTTCACCAATTTGTCATGTGCCCTACCAGAGACAGTAAAACACTGAATTTACTGTATACAAACATACAGGATGCATACAGATCCACAGCCCTCCCTCCCCTTGGTAGGTCAGACCATAACCTGGTCCTGCTTAGTCCCACCTACACACCCATTGTTCAGCGGTAACCGGTAACTACGAGGACAGTCAGGAGGTGGTCTCAGGAAACCAATGAGCTCCTGCAAGGGTGTTTTGAGGCTACAGACTGGGATGTGCTCTGCGAACCCCATGGGAATAACATTGACTCCATGACGGACTGTATAACTGACTGCATCTCCTTCTGTGTCAATAATGTGGTACCTACTAGGGAGGTGAGGTGCTTTGCAAACAATAAACCCGGGATCaccagtgatttaaaatgtctgctaaataaaaagaagaaggcatTCAGGGACGGTGACAGTGAGTTGCTGAAGAGCATACAGAGGGAGTTGAGGGTGAGGctgagagaaaacaaggaggcatacaggaggaagctggagagcAAGCTCCAACAGAACAACATAAGGGATGTGTGGCACGGTATGAAAACCATAACCGGCTTCAAGGTGAAAGGAAATCAGGCAGAAGGTAGTCAGGAAAGGGCCAATGAGATGAACGTGTTCTTCAATAGGTTCAGCACGAGGCCTTTGGCTACCTCCCCGGCCCCTGATAGCGCTGTGGAAAACATCCTGCCTTGTTCCGGTCCCCAAGaaaccctctccctctgccctcaATGACTACAGACCAGTTGTCCTAACATCACACATCATGAAGGTACTTGAGAGGCTGGTCTTGGCCCACCTGAGACCACAGGTGACCAGCTACCTGGACCCATTGCAGTTTGCATACTGCCCAAGGGTGGGGGTTGAGGACGCCATCATCTACCTACTCCACAGAGCCCACTCTCACCTAGACAAGTCTGATAGCACTGTGAggattatgttttttgatttttcaagtgtttttaacACCATACAGCCAGTACTGCTACGTGAGAAGCTGGAGCTGATGCAGGTAGACACCACCACAACATCATGGATCATGGATTACCTGActgacagaccacagtttgtgAGGCTGGGGAGGTCTGTGTCTGAGCGGGCGGTCAGTGGCATAGGAGCGCTGCAGGGGACTGTGTTGtcccctttcctcttcacaCTATATACTTCAGACTTCCAGTATAACTCTGACGCTTGTCACTTACAGAAGTTCTCAGACGATACTGCGGTAGTAGGGTGTATCagtggtggagaggagacagaatacaggatgctggtggataactttgttgcatggagtgggaagaaccacctggtgttaaatgtaaaagaccaaggaaatggtggtggactttaggagggacaggcctgagctaagcaccatctctatccttggggaggaggtgcaggtggtggagtgctataaatacttgggggtgcacatgaacaataaactggactggaagcaccacacagaggccgtctacaagaagggtcagagcagactctacttcttgaggaagcttaggtcttttaatgtgtgtagcaaaatgttatccatgttttatcagactgtgccattttctttgcagccgtctgttggggcagcagcatcagggcttgtgactctggcgggctggctctgtgctggggactgctgtggagcccctggaggtggtgatggggagaaggatgatacagaaactgttgaacattatggacaataacatgcatcaacaaaagagtgtgggaggctacggcagctaaaCTGCAAAAAggactttataacgactcccctttaagtaaggacagaagacatttaaacttttaaactttagcctgagttgcatatatcatatatcaaactgtattgtgggctcatgttcttttgtatgggtgggatatgtatgtatatgtgttgtgttgtgtgtttgtatgtatgctggctgctggaacacctacatttccctgctgggatgaataaagtatatcttatcttatcttttttaTCTTATGTGGAAAATTGGAAAAAtaacgacatacatacctatgtcgaaaaaaacaacaactgtgtcgaaaaaaaaaaacgaaaagaaaaacgacatacatGCCTATGTggaaaattggaaaaaaaaaccgaCATGCATACCAATGTTGAAAATTGGAAATAAACGACATATGTTGAAATTTggaaaaaacgacatacatgcctatgtcgaaaaaaaacaacaactatgtAGAAAAATTGAGAAAAACGACATACATGCCCAtgtgaaaagttgaaaagaaaacaacgtacatacctatgtcgaaatttggaaaaaatgacatacatacctatgtcgaaaatTGGAGACATAGGTACATGCCTatgtggaattaaaaaaaaaaaaaacgacatacatacctatgtcaaaaaataaaaataaaaaccgaTATACATAGCTATGTCAAAAATTGGAGAAAAACGACacacatacctatgtcgaaaatTTGTGAAAAAGTGACATATACCTAATTTGATATACATGCACACCTGTCGAAAGAACCCATAAATTAActaatcatcaaaaaaaaaaagtgtaaatttTTGAAAGAAACGACATTACTAACCTATGTCGAAAAGTTACATATGTACATGCATGGAGTTTTCATACAATgtacatgtttgtatgtatgtatgtctaaAGAAATCATCTATGTacatatgtatgcatgtattcatatttgtatgaaaaattcatgaatgtgtatgtcatataatgtaaaaatatataaattgaaAGAACGAAAGAGTTCTCCTGTTTCCTTGTTATCAAGATCAAGTTTTATTATCAATTCAACAAACAATTTAATCAACTGCTTCACATCAACAAGATAAGAGTGCAATaacacagtttgacatttttaaagatttcattaaCCAGTTAATCTTCTCCAGTGATCCTCTTTAACACAGAAAAACTTCCATGTTTTTCAGCCTCTTCCAAAGTTTAAGAAAGACATTAAACAAGTACAGCATAAAATACATCAACCTCACATGCGGTCTGTAAAGTCTTTCTGTCTGTAAacttttgtctcttttccttctcttaaaggtgcagtctgctcttttcctctcctcagccgggagaaacgcacaaacaTCTCATAGAGTAGAAGAAAGTCCAGAGTAACCGCGGGTCCCCTGAACTCAGCATTCATCAGGTTTCAGCAGTGCAGGAAGGTGGACCATCCCTGATCCCAACCAAAGACATGAAGGGACTTTAGATTTGAAAACCCCCTGAATCCCTCCACAGtgacttttttctttcagcGTTTCAGAAGCTTTCCGGAGGAGTCCTGTCGTCTTCCCCTGCTGATCAGCGAATCAAACACCAGGTGGTGATGTTTCCTCACAttcagctggagctgctgccCTGCTGCAGAGTGGAAGCTGAAACACATGAAGAGAACCATCAAATTAAAGTGCATGAATATTCTGTACAATACAAGTCATCAGTCCTCGTTGTATACTGAGCTTCACTGACACGCTAACATCAGTAACTTTGTAcgtatgtgtgaatgtttcaataaaagcatgaaaacatgaataagTGCCGATGTATAGTATTATAttataaacatacacacacacatacatactgtacatacataaatgcatttttcataCATACATGGATTTTTCATACATACATCATACATTCATGGATTTCTCATACATACATACGCAtatgcatacatacatgcacacatgcttACATACATACACTAATGGAtttttcatacatacatacataaattcatacatacatgcatacataggGTGTACAGTGAGTGCGTACCTGTCAGGCTTCTGGTGCGTCTCTTAGCCTCGGCTCTCTCCTCAGAGTCAAAGTACCAGATCGTGATGGCATACCTGAAGCAGAAACATCAGCTGATTAATTACCGCTgtatctttatttctgtttagaTTTCTCAGAGCAATCTTTTTACTCCATATATTCTAAAACAGCAGATTTAAGCAGGAAAAACTGTTCCCCTTACATCCCTACGTTCACAATAAGAGACGTGTAAATGGATTAAAGATGCTCCTTTTCCCAGAATGACTTATTACAAGTtctctccagcagagggcgccaaCTGTCCGTGTATTAACAGAGTTTGAGTATAAAAAGCTAATTTCATTCCACATCAGTACCGAGTGACCTCCCGAATAAATGATGATTGAACttatatgaatatttaaagagaaaacatcttAATTTAAGGCTGTTAAAGACTTATTTTACGGGTCGGGCTGAGTCACATGCAGGACAAAAGATCACAGACTGAGAATGATGcagggagcagagagggaaacatGAGGTTCAGGTTGTttcattaaatttacaataaTCAATAAATCTACAAACACTACAGCAGATGATCAATGCTGTAATTTAATCCTCTGATCTAGAAGTTCAGGGAGATTTGAACAAACTAAACGTCTCCTGCAGGATCAgttctctgattggttggttaCCTGGTAGCGAAGGAGGGCTGCACCTCGTGCGGGTTCCTGCGGTCTGACCAGAAGAAGAGCAGCCGGTCGAACAGCGGCTTGATGTCGGCTACGTAAGACTTCCCCTCTGGGAAAATCCGGAGGATTCCTCCGTGCTCCTGATGAACGACAATACAAAGATCAGCTGGAGGCGACATTACAGGAAGTGAACGATGATGACAGATCTTTTCTATAACCACATCCTGTAAAGATTGTTTTGAATCAAACATAAATCATCAACACatatttcccctctctctcatgAACTCAtacttctgtgttgttgttctgtctCCAAAACAATAAAGTCAGTTCTGTTATTTAAACCTGagctctgtttgtttccatATTTCTCCTGACTGAAAATATAAAGTGAACTTACTACGCTTACAACTGAGGCGGGCCTCGccattggctgtcattttacaagtgacttttgcaacactcctgccgtgcaagatccacaaatgtgtacaCATATCTTCAAATGTGTCTGACGATCTGCTAACACATTCGTGAGGTTTGCCCTGAGCTCAGGCTCACAGGCTAGGCTGACTGTCCGCGGTAGCACCCAGTGACTTCAAGACGGACATTACTGAGCTGGATAGCTGTCGTGGGTGCAGTTTTACTGAGGAGGCTACGATGGAGGGTCCATTATAGTTTGTGGTTTTGAAATTTGATTCCTGTAAAGTGCGGGCAAAGCGGTACGCAGCCTGGCAGCCTAGCCTGTGAGCCTGAGCTCAGGGCAAATCCCACTAAAGTGTTTGCAGATCGTCAGACACATTTGAAGATATGtgtacacatttgtggatcttgcaCAGCAGGAGTGTTGCAAAAGTCACCtgtaaaatgacagccaatggagaggcccgcctcatttgtgtttatttcaggatttacagctgaaaaagttcactgccattaataaataagtatttaaaataagtaaataaataagtaacattttgaaattggtctacatatttgcagattagtatactcatttgtggatctttttacacattttttggaTCTGTGTACGCATATTCAAAcagttttgccacaataatagctccataaagcctctgcatgtttctaataagctccacgagcagaaacgtgctcaaactaggatcaacattggagatgcttttgaaaaatggagagaggttagaacacagaaaggtttacagaccgatgcagagctggataaacactgaagcttcagtgtccaccacatggtgacctgtgtgagcatcgactctagagaggagggggcggggggagacagctctctacaatgtttagaggttggactgcagtacccattttaaacactaggtgtcagagtaacatattgctcctttaattctcTGCTtgctgtaaattaaaaaaaaacatttggacaCTTGCCAGAGGCCAaacggaaaagaaaaaaagtgaatctgtAATGAACAAAGGTCCTTGAACGCACCTTGGGGTCCCAGTTCTTGTTGAGGTAGTAGATGCAGGTGATGCAGCGTCCGTCCAAGTTTGGGTTGTCCACGTGTTTGACGTAACCTGCCCCGTCTCCAGGGTAACACGCCACCATGGCCTGAAGACACAAAACCAGACAGATGGAGAATATTGAAACACAAAAGCATGAATACACAAATATAAGAACATCGTTTTTTAGTCCTCAGGATTTAAACAACATGAACGTTTGAAGCTAAACTTGATCACACATGTTCGGTACGTTCAGCCCACAGTGACACGGCGGACATGTTGAACATCAGCGGTGTTGAAAGATGAGTTGAAGAaacttcctctgtgtgtgtccacataTGTGCATTCGTGTGGGTacgagggggaggggggttattAGCTCATAGCGGGTGTTGTGGTTATGAGACTACGGCGCCGGCTGCACGTACACagattgcatgtgtgtgttcatgtttgcatcatgtgtgtgtgtgtgtgtgtgtgtgtgtcaaatcCTGCAGATAAACTACTAACGAGAAGTCACAGCAGTCAAAATGACCTTCACGCAGAGactgttgttttatgttttaatctGTTGACAGAAAACTGAAGACTGTTTGAGCTTCGTTTGTgtggttacaccctggactgttcaccagccaatcacagggctgacagagacaaccagccacactcgcattcacacctacggacaatgtagagtcaccagttaacttaacaagcatgtctttggactgtgggaggaagccagagtacccggagagaacccacacaagcacagggagaacatgcagattcacacagagaggctcctgtcagacggggattctaaccaggaacctcctcgctgtgaggcgacagcgctaaccactgtacCACCGTGCAGTTGGACATTATAgctcataaaaatgaaaagaggaaaccttgtttttgttggattttaGCCGGTTGATTAAAGAGTTCTTAGACATTCAGATTTCATCCGAAGTCTAACGTCTAAATCCTGGCTGGTGCTCGCTGCGTTAATTCTCGTTCTTATAGCGGAATAAAACctgaagattaaaataaaacataaaacaataaaacactagaataacatccacacacattcatctgAACTGGacccccccctgcaggaagcAGCAGACAATCAGACACACGTTTCCGTGTCAAAGTCAACAAAAGACTCAAATTGTGGATTTCCTTCCAGTAACAATAAGCAGCTGATCCTCTGTGAGGTTATTTAAGGTTGTCATGGCTACAGCTTCAGATTATTCGGCTGTTTGGAGGCTTGAAGGACGTCTTTGAACGCGTGCATTTATAAGTTCCACAGTCCTGCACTTCTCGTGTCTCGGGGTCTGAATACGTCGAGTTTCAGAGTCGCTGCTGCAGATTACGCCAACCTGCAGCTCGGAGACATCCTGCATCACTCTCCAAAGTCAAACAACAGCTCATAACTAGGATGTGAGATATCACTGGAAGTcagaaggagaaacagaaacacactttaAATCAGCTCACACACACCCTTCTGTCCTCTGAtagttttactgttaacttgttttttaCCGTGTAACCAAGGTGACAAGCACAGAGAGAGTGATATCAGAACTTgtaattctgtttgttttcattcaggGTACGGTCTGCAGTCTCACGTTCCACACGTAGCCCGGCCATTAAACCGTCATCAGGCTGGAAACCTGC contains these protein-coding regions:
- the egln3 gene encoding egl nine homolog 3; the encoded protein is MPLVELMRDSDLERLALERVVPALLSRGFCYLDGLLGDVAGDAVLDQVKEMHFSGALQDGRLAGSASGVQRRSIRGDKIAWVSGTERGCEAINFLLNVIDKLISVCARRLGGKAIRERSKAMVACYPGDGAGYVKHVDNPNLDGRCITCIYYLNKNWDPKEHGGILRIFPEGKSYVADIKPLFDRLLFFWSDRRNPHEVQPSFATRYAITIWYFDSEERAEAKRRTRSLTASTLQQGSSSS